The following are encoded in a window of Arvicanthis niloticus isolate mArvNil1 chromosome 1, mArvNil1.pat.X, whole genome shotgun sequence genomic DNA:
- the Tbc1d10c gene encoding carabin isoform X1: MAQALGEDLLLPSELQDDSSSLGSDSELSGPSPYRQADRYGFIGGNSTELGLGQPSADLIRQREMKWVEMTLHWEKTMSRRYKKVKIQCRKGIPSALRARCWPLLCGAQMCQKNNPGTYQELAVAPGDPQWMETIGRDLHRQFPLHEMFVSPQGHGQQGLLQVLKAYTLYRPEQGYCQAQGPVAAVLLMHLPPEEAFWCLVQICEVYLPGYYGPHMEAVQLDAEVFMALLRRLLPRVYKHLQQVGVGPLLYLPEWFLCLFTRSLPFPTVLRIWDAFLSEGAKVLFRVGLTLMRLALGTVEQRRACPGLLETLGALRAIPPTQLQEEVFMSQVHNVALSEQELQREIRIQLAQLPKSSPGPAPLPQARLPGAQAIFESQQLARVRGGTKPEIPRIVVQPPEEPNPPRRKPQTRGKTFHGLLIRARGPPIEGPSRSHRGSASFLDTRF, translated from the exons ATGGCCCAGGCCCTGGGAGAGGACTTGTTGCTACCATCAGAACTACAGGATGATTCTAGCTCTCTAGGGTCTGACTCAGAGCTGAGTGGGCCCAGTCCATATCGCCAGGCTGACCGTTATGGCTTCATTGGGGGTAACTCAACTGAACTGGG GCTTGGTCAGCCCTCTGCAGACCTCATCCGCCAGCGGGAGATGAAATGGGTGGAAATGACCTTACACTGGGAGAAGACCATGTCTCGACGATACAAGAAG GTAAAGATACAGTGCCGAAAGGGCATCCCCTCAGCCCTGCGTGCCCGGTGTTGGCCCCTATTGTGTGGGGCCCAGATGTGTCAGAAGAACAACCCTGGCACCTATCAG GAGCTGGCAGTGGCCCCAGGAGACCCGCAGTGGATGGAGACCATTGGCAGGGACTTGCATCGTCAGTTTCCTCTGCACGAGATGTTTGTATCACCCCAGGGACACGG GCAGCAGGGGCTGCTGCAGGTTCTCAAGGCCTACACCCTGTACCGGCCAGAGCAGGGATACTGCCAGGCTCAGGGGCCTGTGGCTGCCGTACTGCTCATGCATCTGCCCCCAGAG GAAGCCTTCTGGTGCTTGGTACAGATCTGCGAAGTCTACCTTCCTGGCTACTATGGACCCCACATG GAAGCCGTACAGCTGGATGCTGAAGTGTTCATGGCCCTTCTGCGGCGGCTGCTCCCACGTGTGTACAAGCACTTGCAGCAGGTAGGCGTCGGCCCCCTGCTCTACCTGCCTGAGTGGTTCCTGTGTCTCTTCACTCGATCACTGCCCTTCCCCACTGTGCTGCGTATCTGGGATGCTTTCCTTAGTGAAG GTGCTAAGGTACTGTTCCGAGTGGGGCTGACACTGATGCGCCTGGCACTGGGCACTGTAGAACAGCGCAGAGCGTGCCCTGGGCTCCTGGAAACACTGGGAGCCCTACGAGCCATCCCCCCTACCCAGCTGCAGGAAGAGGTCTTCATGTCCCAG GTGCACAACGTAGCCCTGTCTGAGCAAGAACTGCAACGGGAAATCAGGATCCAGCTGGCCCAGCTGCCAAAGTCATCACCTGGGCCAGCCCCTCTGCCACAGGCCCGCCTTCCTGGGGCCCAAGCCATCTTTGAGTCCCAGCAGCTGGCCCGGGTGCGAGGAGGCACCAAACCTGAGATACCTCGAATTGTGGTGCAGCCCCCAGAGGAGCCCAACCCACCACGGCGCAAGCCACAGACCCGAGGCAAGACTTTCCATGGGCTCCTGATAAGAGCGAGGGGACCCCCTATTGAGGGTCCCTCCAGGTCCCACCGAGGCTCTGCCTCTTTCCTGGACACCCGATTCTAA
- the Tbc1d10c gene encoding carabin isoform X2, with product MGGNDLTLGEDHVSTIQEGKDTVPKGHPLSPACPVLAPIVWGPDVSEEQPWHLSGAGSGPRRPAVDGDHWQGLASSVSSARDVCITPGTRQGLLQVLKAYTLYRPEQGYCQAQGPVAAVLLMHLPPEEAFWCLVQICEVYLPGYYGPHMEAVQLDAEVFMALLRRLLPRVYKHLQQVGVGPLLYLPEWFLCLFTRSLPFPTVLRIWDAFLSEGAKVLFRVGLTLMRLALGTVEQRRACPGLLETLGALRAIPPTQLQEEVFMSQVHNVALSEQELQREIRIQLAQLPKSSPGPAPLPQARLPGAQAIFESQQLARVRGGTKPEIPRIVVQPPEEPNPPRRKPQTRGKTFHGLLIRARGPPIEGPSRSHRGSASFLDTRF from the exons ATGGGTGGAAATGACCTTACACTGGGAGAAGACCATGTCTCGACGATACAAGAAG GTAAAGATACAGTGCCGAAAGGGCATCCCCTCAGCCCTGCGTGCCCGGTGTTGGCCCCTATTGTGTGGGGCCCAGATGTGTCAGAAGAACAACCCTGGCACCTATCAG GAGCTGGCAGTGGCCCCAGGAGACCCGCAGTGGATGGAGACCATTGGCAGGGACTTGCATCGTCAGTTTCCTCTGCACGAGATGTTTGTATCACCCCAGGGACACGG CAGGGGCTGCTGCAGGTTCTCAAGGCCTACACCCTGTACCGGCCAGAGCAGGGATACTGCCAGGCTCAGGGGCCTGTGGCTGCCGTACTGCTCATGCATCTGCCCCCAGAG GAAGCCTTCTGGTGCTTGGTACAGATCTGCGAAGTCTACCTTCCTGGCTACTATGGACCCCACATG GAAGCCGTACAGCTGGATGCTGAAGTGTTCATGGCCCTTCTGCGGCGGCTGCTCCCACGTGTGTACAAGCACTTGCAGCAGGTAGGCGTCGGCCCCCTGCTCTACCTGCCTGAGTGGTTCCTGTGTCTCTTCACTCGATCACTGCCCTTCCCCACTGTGCTGCGTATCTGGGATGCTTTCCTTAGTGAAG GTGCTAAGGTACTGTTCCGAGTGGGGCTGACACTGATGCGCCTGGCACTGGGCACTGTAGAACAGCGCAGAGCGTGCCCTGGGCTCCTGGAAACACTGGGAGCCCTACGAGCCATCCCCCCTACCCAGCTGCAGGAAGAGGTCTTCATGTCCCAG GTGCACAACGTAGCCCTGTCTGAGCAAGAACTGCAACGGGAAATCAGGATCCAGCTGGCCCAGCTGCCAAAGTCATCACCTGGGCCAGCCCCTCTGCCACAGGCCCGCCTTCCTGGGGCCCAAGCCATCTTTGAGTCCCAGCAGCTGGCCCGGGTGCGAGGAGGCACCAAACCTGAGATACCTCGAATTGTGGTGCAGCCCCCAGAGGAGCCCAACCCACCACGGCGCAAGCCACAGACCCGAGGCAAGACTTTCCATGGGCTCCTGATAAGAGCGAGGGGACCCCCTATTGAGGGTCCCTCCAGGTCCCACCGAGGCTCTGCCTCTTTCCTGGACACCCGATTCTAA